The region TCTACAGCGCCCCGTGCCCGTCGCGGGCCGCGCTGGACCGCATCGCCGACAAGTGGACGGTCCTGATCGTCGTGGCGCTCGGGGACGGTACGCGCCGTTACAGCGAGCTACGCTCCGCGATCGACGGTGTCAGCGAGAAGATGCTGACCCAGACGCTGCGCAGTCTGGAGCGCGACGGGCTTGTGAAACGCACCGTGTACCCGACGGTGCCGCCGAAGGTCGAGTACAGTCTCACGGAGCTCGGCCGGACGCTGCGTGAGCCGCTGAACGCCGTGCGCGACTGGGCCGAGCAGTACATCAACTCGGTCCAGGCAGCGCGGCACCGCTATGACGGACAGGCATAGTTCGTCCGCATGGCGGGATCGGTGTCCCATTCGCGGCACTCTTTCCGGGTCGCGTCTGCGACCTGGACGATTAGTGGTAGGTCGCGGGCGGGTGGTCGTGTCATAGTTGGCTGGCGCACACGTCCCAACAGGTGGGTGTGGCCGCGGTATCGAGGAGATTCATGGCAACCGGCAAAGTCAAGTGGTTCAACGGCGAGAAGGGCTTCGGCTTCATCGAGCAGGATGGTGGAGGCCCGGACGTCTTCGTCCACTTCTCCGCGATCAGCGGCAGCGGCTACCGCAACCTGGAAGAGAACCAGGCGGTGGAGTTCAACGTGACCCAGGGTCCCAAGGGCCCGCAGGCTGAGGACGTCCGCGGCCTGTAAGGCGCTGACGCCGGCTTGAACCCCGGCGCCCCGCCTCCTTCCCTGGAAGGGGTGGGGCCCGGGAGTTCTTCTGGTGTGATGGTCAGGCGCACTCGGCAGTCCGTTCGAGGTGACCGCCGGGACGCTTCGAGTCCGGGGAGGCTGGCTATGTCACGCAGCAGTGGAATCCGTGGAAGCAGGATCGGCGCCGGCCCGATGGGCGAGTCCGATCGTGGTAATTCAGTCGAGCGCGTCGTGGTGACCTTCTGGTGTGCCGACGGCCACTCGACCCCGGCGGTGTTCGCCGCCGAGGCGGTCGTGCCGGAGACCTGGGAGTGCCAGACCTGCGGTCAGCCCGCGGGACTGGACCGGGACAACCCGCCGCCGGCAGCGACGGCGGCTCCGTTCAAGACCCATCTGGCCTACGTCCGCGAGCGGCGCAGCGACGCCGACGGCGAGAAGCTGCTCGCCGAGGCGCTGGCCAAGCTCCGTCAAGGACGCTGACGCGCTTGTAGTGCGAGCCGGGCTCCTGCCGCCGAGGGCGGCAGGGGCCCGGCTGCTTTTCACGGCTTGGGCAGCAGGCAGCCCGAGACCGTCAGGTCGATCGCCCGCGAGGCGTTCAGGCAGGTGGTGACCCAGTAGGTCTCCTGCCCGTATCCCTGGCCGCGCCGGTAGGTGATG is a window of Catenulispora sp. MAP5-51 DNA encoding:
- a CDS encoding RNA polymerase-binding protein RbpA, translated to MSRSSGIRGSRIGAGPMGESDRGNSVERVVVTFWCADGHSTPAVFAAEAVVPETWECQTCGQPAGLDRDNPPPAATAAPFKTHLAYVRERRSDADGEKLLAEALAKLRQGR
- a CDS encoding winged helix-turn-helix transcriptional regulator encodes the protein MPAPRVRRPRPGSPGRTPLSWLPDGKPADVYSAPCPSRAALDRIADKWTVLIVVALGDGTRRYSELRSAIDGVSEKMLTQTLRSLERDGLVKRTVYPTVPPKVEYSLTELGRTLREPLNAVRDWAEQYINSVQAARHRYDGQA
- a CDS encoding cold-shock protein yields the protein MATGKVKWFNGEKGFGFIEQDGGGPDVFVHFSAISGSGYRNLEENQAVEFNVTQGPKGPQAEDVRGL